The DNA window TCGCCAAGGCTGGCCTGTTTCCGGGTTAGTCGTGCGGGTTGAGTTATTATATTTGTCGTAAAACAGCACCACAGTACGCAAGTCTTTAAACACGCCGTTGTGCATATAAGGGCCAGTCACGGCGACGTTGCGCAGTGTCGGCACTTTAAACTTGCCAGCTTGCGCTTCATCGTTGATGCGCGGGTGTTCAAGCAGCCCTTTGTCAATGTGCTTCGTGCCTAGGCCGTTAACCTTACGCACCGCCGTATTCACCGGAACCCCTAAGTTATGGTACTCATAGTTGCTAAATGTTTCCCCTTGGCTGTTCGGAAAAGCTTTTAGCTGGTGGCATGCGTTGCAATTGGTAAACTGCTGAGAAAAGAACAGCGCCTCACCCAACGACTCTTGTTGAGTCAACTTGACTTCATCACGCAGATAACGGTCATATTTAGAGTCAAAGGGCGAAAAAAATTCCGTTTTTTCAAACGCGGCAATGCTTTCTGTCATTGCAAGGTAGGCGGCGTCGGTGTCTGACCATATCGCGTCACCAAATAAAGCAGTGAACCCTTGTACGTAGACACGGTTTTCCTTGAGCCGTTCGATCACGGCTTGTTTGTTGGGCATGCCCATTTCAAGTGGATTTAAAGGAGGGCCACCAGCTTGGCCAGCCAAATCGCGCTCTCTGCCATCAAGGAATAGCCCACCTTTAAATTCGCCCGCGTTATTACGGGTTATGCGAGGGATTTTGTTGGCGTAAGAGGCAGTTGGTGTATTGCGGTCACCAAACGACACCCCATCGTCACCTTTTGAGACCATTCCCTCCAGCTCTGACTCTCTGTTGTCAATAAAAGCATGGTTCGGATTGTGGCAAGTAGCGCAAGATTGCGTTCGATTTTGCGAGAGATTGACATCAAAAAACAACATCTGCCCGAGTTGTTCCTTGGTCATGGCTGAACCATCGCTAGCTGCAATAGGGTAAGCATGAAGTAACGCAACAAGACCTAGCCATAACGCTGTGGGTTTGGACAAAATAACCTCCGTGGTAAGAATGCCCAAGCAGTTGGGCTGTCATAAGTGGTGAAGATTATACCTCAAGCACGCGACTAACGAATACTGGATGAAGTCCTTAGTATCACTCTCTCCAAAGCAAGCCTCGCTGTCCGAGAGCTATTTTTGAGCAGGTAAACGGCACCTCAAGCAGGTGTGAGTTGTACTCTGTAATCTGGGTGGCAGATTGCAGAAGATGCCGACTTTCCGTGCAGGAATAGCATCTTCTGCTTAGGGAGGGCTAGGTAAAGATTACTGCTTTTTCTGTTTGTAGCGGTCGAAAATGACCGCTGCGAGCAAAATGATACCGCGTACTACGTATTGAGCGAAACGGTGACATGTTCAACAGGTTCATCGCGTTTTCAACTGTACCGAGAATTAGCACGCCTGCGACAACATAAGACACCTTGCCAATACCGCCTTTAAGTGATACGCCGCCAAGTACACAAGCAGAGATCACGACGAGTTCGAAACCGACCGACGTCATTGGTTGGCCACTTGTCATCCGTGCGGCGAGAATCACGCCCGCTAGTGCGGAGATGAATCCCGAGATGGTGAAGATTATCCTCTTGGTTTTTACTACGTTGACCCCAGCTAGGCGTGCCGCTCATATACGGTGCGGTTGAGAAGGAAGGCAAACACCCCGAAAGTGATCAGTGTTAACCAGATTGGAGTCGGGATACCCAGAATAGAAGAGTTGCCAAGGGTGAAGAAGCTCTCTTCAGTGATACCTACCGCTTTACCGTCCGAGATGATATAGCCTAGACCACGGGCAATTTGCATCGTGGCCAGTGTCGTGATCAGCGCGTTGATTTGCAGTTTGGCAATCACGAAGCCGTTTAGAAGACCAAATAGAACCCCTGAAAGTAGGCCAGCACCAATACCGAGCACGACACTGCTGGTGGCGTTGATCGCCACTGCGGTAACCACGCCTGAACAGGCGATAATAGAAGCAACCGATAGGTCAAGGTCGCCGCAAGCTAAGCAAAACAGCATTGCACACGCTACCATGCCACTCATTGAAATGGCCAAGCCAAGGCCTTTCATGTTGATGAAAGTGGCAAAGTAAGGCACGAACAGACAGCACAGCAAGAATAAACCAGCAAATACCATCAGCATTCCAAATTTGTCCCAAATTTTTGAGAAGTTGAGTTCGCGGGATTTCGCCTCAGATGCCATCGATTTGGTAGGGCTAGATAAAGACATAATAGTGTTCCTCAGTGTCAAGCTGCTGCTGACTCTTTGTTGATCATCGCCAGACGAAGCGCAGTTTGTTCGTTAAATTGATCGCGTTGCAGTTCTCCCGTCACCGCCCCGTCTTTCATGACAAGGATGTGATCAGAGATGCCCAACACTTCTGGTAAGTCGCTGGAAACCACCAAAACGGTGACGCCGTTTTCCGCCAGCTTAAAAATTAATTCGTAAATTTCAGACTTCGCGCCCACATCGATGCCTCGGGTTGGTTCATCAAGTAGGATCACGCTCATCGCGGTGGACAACCAACGTCCAAGAATCACTTTCTGTTGGTTGCCGCCTGATAATTTTCCGATTGGTTGCTCGAGAGACGAAGCCTTGACATTGAGTGCCTGCTTTTGTTTAGTGGCGTTCTCTTTTTCCCAAGCGAAATCAATGAGGCTGCGAAATTTAAGATGCCACGGGCGAGCACTAATATTGGTGTTTTCTTATACCGACATAATTGGCACGATCCCGTGGGCCTTGCGATCTTCTGAACAGAGTGTAATGCCAGCGCGAATCGCATCTTGTGGGTTCTTTATGCCGATTTGGATATCGTGCAGGAAGAGATTTCCACTGGTCATGCGCTCTGCGCCAAAACCTTGTCCTTCAGTGGCACGCACGCCACCCAGGACGGTGTTATCGTTCATGCCTACCACGAGCCATTGCTTAACTTTTGGGTATTGGACCAGCAGCGAGTTAGCGGCATCCAATGCCCCGGGGATGTCGTTTGATTTGGTGGGTACACGATAGATTTGAGTGGCCGGGAACCCAGCTTGTTTGAGTGCAGAGATAGCGCCATCAACACGATGACGAGCAGTGTCAAGTTCGTCAGCGGTAATCGCCATCACGCCAGTTGTTGCAACATCCCAACGACGCTTTTGCATTTCTTTATAAAGCTCGGAACCTTGGCGTTCACCAATGGCCGTTGCGGCCATCATTACTAAAGGGACTTCCAGCATCGGTTCACCTTTGGCGTTGAGAAACTGATCATCTACTGTCACGACTTTTAGATCATAACTTTTGGCTTTTGCCATGATCGCAGGGCCTAACTTGGGATCCGGTGTGCAGATCACGAAACCTTTCGCGCCTTGAGCCGCAAGTGTGTCAATCGCATTCAGAGTTTTTTCACCATCTGGTACCGCCATCTTTACCACTTCAAACCCAAGGTCCTTGCCTGCTTTTTCAGCAAATGACCATTCGGTTTGAAACCAAGGCTCCTCAGGTTGTTTGACTAGATAACCTAATCAAAGCTCATCGCTTGAACCAAAGAATGCGCTGGCAGAAGCACTTAAGAGAGTTAGCCCAGATAAGGCCGCAGTTGTTAGTAAGGTTTTTAATTTCATTGTTATTCCATCCACTGGGTAGGGGGTGTTTCAGGCACATATTTGAAGATTTTGTTTTAAGTTGAAGTGATGAAAATCACAGCAGAGGATTGTGGCGTTTTTGTCCATGTATTTAGCGGAGGTGAACATGATAGCGATCGCACTTATTACGTTTTAGTGCATTTGTAGAGATGTTTTTGGTGAGAGGAATCGATTGTTTGATGATTTTCTCTCGACTTATAAAGGTATGAGCACTTATTAAAACCAAAACACAGAAATGAAGCTGTGACTAATTTGTCCATGTATCTAGCAGGCAAGGTCATGGCTGAATCATCCATGCGGGGTATAACAAAAAAGAAATATCACCCTACCCGGAGTTGTTATGAAGCATTTAGCGACACACCCTGCACATGTTATTGGTCTGGATTTTGGGTCAGATTCAGTACGTGCACTATTTGTCAACGTAATCAACGGAGAAGAAGTGGCATCTGGTGTTGCTTACTACCCTCGTTGGATGGAAGGACGATACAGCGACCCTGAACAGTCTCAGTTTCGCCATCACCCGAAAGAATACATCGAAGCAATGACTCAAGCGATACGTGAAGCGCTTGAACAAGTTCCAGCGGACATCGCTCAGTCTGTCGTAGGTATCGGTGTTGATACAACGGGCTCTACGCCAGCCCCCGTTGATGCACAAGGTAATGTCTTAGCGTTGTTACCCGAATTTGCAGAAAACCCGAACGCGATGTTCATTTTGTGGAAAGACCACACTTCAGTATCCAAAGCGGATTTGATTAATGAGCTGGCTCACGGTGGCGAGTTCATCGACTACACCAAATTTATTGGCGGGCTCTACTCATCAGAATGGTTCTGGGCAAAAGCGGCTTGGGTGAGTGAGCAAGACGAACAAGTGGCGAAAGCCGCTCACAGCTGGGTGGAACTGTGTGACTGGATCCCAGCGCTGCTGTCTGGCAACGAACACCCAAGCAAGCTCCGCCACGGTATCTGTGCGGCTGGTCACAAAGCGATGTGGCATGACAGCTGGGGTGGCCTGCCGGATCAAAAATTCCTCTCTGCCATTTCGCCAACTCTTGATGGTATTCGTGAGCGTATGTTTGATGAGGTTTACACTGCTGAAGATGTTGCGGGCTATCTCACTCCAGAGTGGGCGAAAAACTGGGCTTACCGTCAGGAATAGCGATTGCGGTCGGTGAGTTTGACTGCCATATGGGTGCGGTAGGCGCTGGGGCAGGCGAGCATGATTTGGTGAAAGTGATAGGTACATCAACATGTGACATTTTAATGTTTGATGCAGACCAAGTTGGCGACCGTACTATTCACGGTATTTGTGGTCAGGTCAAAGGCAGCGCGCTACCAGGTTTGATGGCTCTGGAAGCCGGTCAGTCGGCATTTGGTGATGTTTATGCTTGGTATAAACGCGTGCTGATGTGGCCAATTCAAGCATTAGCGAAAACCAATACCGACGCGGCAAAAGTGATGGAGCAGTTGGATAAAGCGATGATTCCAATGCTTGCGAGTTCTGCGCAGCAATATGGATTCAACGACAACTCACCATTAGCGATGGACTGGCACAATGGCCGCCGCACACCTTACGCCAACCAGCGACTCAAAGGCGCAGTCACCGATTTGAACTTAGGTTCAACCGCACCAGCGATGTTCGCCGCTCTGGTTGAATCAACCGCTCACGGCGCGAAAGCGATGGCTAGCCCGATCAGCCAAGTTTATAAGCCGAATGCAGCAGCAAAAGCGCTACGTGAACAACGTTACTCTGCTTACCGTGAACTGGGCCAACACCTAGAACAAATCTCTGAAGTAAAACTGTCTCAGGAGTATAGCCATGGGTGAGTTAGCAACGGGCGCAGCTAAGTCGGTACTGAGCCAAGAAGAGCGCCTGAAAAAGCTTCGTCATGATGTGTGGCAAGCGAACTTAGATCTCGAACGTCACAAGTTAGTGACATTCACTTGGGGCAACGTTTCCGCTATCGATCGTGAGTCGGGTTTAGTGGTGATTAAGCCAAGCGGTGTTGCTTACGAAGATCTAAGCGCAGAAAACATGGTGGTGGTCGATTTGCAAGGCAATGTGGTTGAAGGGGATCTGAACCCGCCTTCAGATACCGCAACGCATTTGGTTCTGTATCGCACCTACGCCAAGATCGGTGGGGTGGTGCATACGCATTCTCCACGAGCCACGGCTTGGGCACAAGCTGGCAAGGAGATTCCTGCGTTAGGAACCACTCACGCTGATTATTTCTACGGCAGCATTCCATGTACGCGTCCGCTGTCGAACAACGAGATCGCTCGCGATTATGAACTTAATACCGGGTTAGTTATCGTGGAAACCATTGGCGACAGGGATCCAACGTCAATTCCCGGAATATTGGTGAAAGAACATGCGCCGTTTTGCTGGGGGAAAGATGCCTATCAAGCGGTACACAACGCCGTGGTGACAGAGGTGGTGGCCGGAATGGCGCTGCAAACTCTGCAGATCAATCCTGCAGCGCAATACATCAATCAAGCATTGCTTGATAAGCGTTACTTACGCAAACACGGAGCCAATGCTTATTACGGTCAATCTGAAAAGAATAAAGGGTAAGTCATGAAAGTCTTCAACGAAAAAAGTGTTTGGTTTGTCACCGGTTTTCAAACCTTGTACGGGCCTAAAGTATTGGAAAATGTGGCGCAAGACAGCGCGCAAATCGTCGCAAGCTTTAATCAGAGCAGCACAATTTCAGTTCCGATGTTGGATCAAGGAACGGTGAAATCGCCGGATGAGATCCTGCAAATCTGTCGAGCGG is part of the Vibrio cidicii genome and encodes:
- a CDS encoding L-ribulose-5-phosphate 4-epimerase is translated as MGELATGAAKSVLSQEERLKKLRHDVWQANLDLERHKLVTFTWGNVSAIDRESGLVVIKPSGVAYEDLSAENMVVVDLQGNVVEGDLNPPSDTATHLVLYRTYAKIGGVVHTHSPRATAWAQAGKEIPALGTTHADYFYGSIPCTRPLSNNEIARDYELNTGLVIVETIGDRDPTSIPGILVKEHAPFCWGKDAYQAVHNAVVTEVVAGMALQTLQINPAAQYINQALLDKRYLRKHGANAYYGQSEKNKG
- a CDS encoding cytochrome c peroxidase, whose product is MSKPTALWLGLVALLHAYPIAASDGSAMTKEQLGQMLFFDVNLSQNRTQSCATCHNPNHAFIDNRESELEGMVSKGDDGVSFGDRNTPTASYANKIPRITRNNAGEFKGGLFLDGRERDLAGQAGGPPLNPLEMGMPNKQAVIERLKENRVYVQGFTALFGDAIWSDTDAAYLAMTESIAAFEKTEFFSPFDSKYDRYLRDEVKLTQQESLGEALFFSQQFTNCNACHQLKAFPNSQGETFSNYEYHNLGVPVNTAVRKVNGLGTKHIDKGLLEHPRINDEAQAGKFKVPTLRNVAVTGPYMHNGVFKDLRTVVLFYDKYNNSTRTTNPETGQPWRAPEVDKNLALTEAKFQSRALTDKQVDALVAFMKTLTDQRYEHLLEEK